The Anopheles coluzzii chromosome 2, AcolN3, whole genome shotgun sequence genome window below encodes:
- the LOC120953569 gene encoding open rectifier potassium channel protein 1, whose protein sequence is MTPKEWFALLLFYAAYLFMGASVFYHVENDLETERRAEELAERIEINEMLVRYLSPEDMELQRKLIGRLDEYCGSRVTNYTEDEYEPPYVWDFYHSFYFAFIICSTVGYGNISPHNTFGRIFLIFYALIGLPVNGFFFAYVGEFWARGFVRLYRRYKAYKLSANAGYAPRRISFIGQIVLYLIPGVIVFIFAPACVFTYFEQWPYDVSVYYSFVTLTTIGFGDYAASFQPSQQHEFGSLFTVYKIFIIFWFFAGIGYIFMILGFIAKGISHKKIQQLEKLVASNLKETQHRVWNGVTKDISYLRRILNEVYMLKFKPVYEEPSDRWLGLSKSRSSSCPELSMYRPPEQPTIRRKRANSESALVFAATRPVDGGSLVRRLSDTDLNRINREKTFGVQALVQPAELLARVVTALGNITANQDDNQSFLERASLNAGVNCFSDSQILASERTWSGWSMSGSDKSAYLTAPPMRPRAASDIGVPPHLSSQDANEWTWSGGDNSQIQEILQVRQKVKQKDNLLRAALSNNVNFDSSLTINMPPTGQESKASAVNRSVLQRLNPFRKRSKQLAPADIETAPGLDSYLAATGKGRSSMFNLPTSSYLSATSRGRGSILSMPPQDEHLLETTTIGDLLRALELMHTDTVTAGAGQHRGSVGTGEPQAATLHHRAGRHQSQPFAGGASNLPSLLTLFTPPIEAGGSRRGSLKPPLGRTGSADSAPSVLRRPSFRPTNPPSYSATVSGSPAGGGSPTLGIIGPSPKPIRRRFSVRPSNLAYPPGHCPRPPAGPTGGPELPGSPHISSSSQSLHNLPTTTLQRRLSSRPSPLATHQSSHLTVPSAGGTAGVAPAGPQGPQFRWRPNLMRSDSDQSTAVSGLTVPNSGRNRHSSLSNLFDEKR, encoded by the exons ATGACACCGAAGGAGTGGTTCGCTTTGCTCCTGTTCTACGCGGCGTACCTCTTCATGGGCGCCAGCGTGTTCTATCATGTCGAAAACGATCTGGAGACGGAGCGGCGGGCCGAAGAGTTGGCCGAGCGGATCGAAATTAATG AAATGCTCGTTCGCTACTTGTCACCGGAAGATATGGAGCTGCAGCGCAAACTGATCGGCCGGCTGGACGAATACTGCGGCAGCAGGGTGACCAACTATACCGAGGACGAGTATGAACCACCGTACGTGTGGgatttttatcattcattTTACTTCGCCTTTATCATTTGCTCTACCGTCG GTTACGGTAACATCTCGCCGCACAACACGTTCGGGCGCatctttttaatattttacgCACTGATCGGCCTCCCGGTGAATGGGTTCTTCTTTGCGTACGTCGGCGAGTTCTGGGCCCGTGGG TTTGTGCGGCTGTACCGGCGCTACAAGGCGTATAAATTATCCGCCAACGCCGGGTACGCACCGCGGCGCATCAGCTTCATCGGGCAGATCGTGCTATACCTGATACCGGGCGTGATCGTGTTCATCTTTGCGCCGGCGTGCGTCTTCACGTACTTTGAGCAGTGGCCGTACGACGTGTCGGTGTACTACTCGTTCGTCACGCTGACGACGATCGGATTTGGCGACTATGCCGCCTCGTTCCAGCCGTCCCAGCAGCACGAGTTCGGTTCGCTGTTTACCGTGTACAAGATATTCATCATCTTTTGGTTCTTCGCCGGCATCGGGTACATCTTTATGATACTGGGCTTTATTGCCAA AGGCATATCGCACAAAAAGATTCAACAGCTGGAAAAGCTGGTCGCTTCCAACCTGAAGGAAACGCAGCACCGTGTGTGGAACGGAGTTACCAAAGACATTAGTTACCTGCGTAGGATTCTCAACGAGGTGTACATGCTAAAGTTTAAG CCCGTGTACGAGGAACCTTCGGACCGGTGGTTAGGCCTGTCGAAAAGCAGATCAAGCTCGTGCCCGGAGCTGTCGATGTACCGGCCGCCGGAGCAGCCCACCATTCGGCGCAAGCGCGCCAACTCGGAAAGTGCTCTCGTGTTTGCAGCGACACGGCCGGTGGACGGTGGATCGCTGGTGCGCCGGCTCTCCGACACCGACCTGAACCGCATCAATCGGGAGAAAACGTTCGGCGTGCAGGCACTGGTACAGCCGGCCGAGCTGCTGGCGCGCGTCGTAACCGCGCTGGGCAACATTACCGCCAACCAGGACGACAACCAGAGCTTCCTCGAGCGAGCCTCGCTGAACGCGGGCGTCAACTGCTTTTCCGACTCGCAGATACTGGCCAGCGAGCGCACCTGGTCCGGCTGGTCGATGAGCGGGTCGGACAAGAGCGCCTACCTGACGGCACCGCCGATGCGGCCGCGGGCCGCATCCGACATTGGCGTTCCGCCGCATCTTAGCTCACAG GATGCGAACGAGTGGACGTGGAGCGGCGGAGACAACAGCCAGATACAGGAGATCCTGCAGGTACGCCAGAAGGTAAAGCAGAAGGACAATCTGCTGCGGGCCGCCCTCTCCAACAACGTCAACTTTGACTCGAGCCTCACCATCAACATGCCACCGACGGGCCAGGAAAGCAAAGCGTCCGCCGTCAACCGGAGCGTGCTGCAGCGATTGAACCCGTTCCGCAAGCGCTCCAAGCAGCTCGCCCCGGCGGACATCGAAACGGCCCCCGGACTCGATTCGTACCTTGCCGCCACCGGCAAGGGGCGCAGCTCGATGTTTAACCTGCCCACCTCGTCCTACCTGAGCGCGACGTCGCGCGGGCGCGGCAGCATCCTCTCGATGCCGCCGCAGGACGAGCATCTTCTCGAAACGACCACCATCGGCGATCTGTTGCGCGCGCTCGAGCTAATGCACACGGACACGGTGACGGCCGGTGCGGGCCAGCACCGGGGAAGCGTCGGCACGGGCGAGCCGCAGGCCGCTACACTGCACCACCGGGCGGGCCGCCACCAGTCGCAACCGTTCGCCGGCGGGGCGAGCAATCTGCCGTCGCTGCTGACCCTGTTCACGCCGCCGATCGAGGCGGGCGGGTCGCGCCGTGGCTCGCTGAAGCCGCCGCTCGGTCGCACCGGCAGTGCCGATTCGGCCCCCTCCGTCCTGCGGCGACCCTCGTTCCGTCCAACGAATCCACCCTCCTACTCGGCCACGGTGTCCGGGTCGCCGGCCGGTGGCGGTAGCCCAACGCTCGGCATTATCGGTCCGTCGCCCAAGCCGATCCGGCGTCGGTTCAGCGTCCGCCCCTCGAACCTGGCCTATCCACCGGGGCACTGTCCGCGGCCGCCAGCCGGGCCAACCGGTGGGCCCGAGCTGCCCGGCTCGCCGCACATCAGCTCGTCGTCCCAGTCGCTGCACAATCTGCCGACGACGACGCTCCAGCGCCGGCTGTCGTCCCGTCCGAGCCCGCTCGCTACCCACCAATCGTCCCATCTGACCGTACCGTCGGCCGGTGGCACGGCTGGCGTCGCACCAGCCGGACCCCAGGGACCCCAGTTCCGCTGGCGGCCGAATCTGATGCGCTCGGACTCGGACCAATCGACCGCGGTCAGTGGGCTGACCGTGCCAAACAGTGGCCGCAACCGGCACAGCAGCCTGTCCAATCTGTTCGACGAGAAGCGTTAG